Proteins co-encoded in one Ictalurus punctatus breed USDA103 chromosome 18, Coco_2.0, whole genome shotgun sequence genomic window:
- the fundc2 gene encoding FUN14 domain-containing protein 2 has translation MAGKKKDAETFDVIDLAEQVKKQRWWNKMFGNNSGPAAEKYSVATQLAIGGVTGWCAGYLFQKVGKVAASAVGGGFFLLQIANHTGYITVDWKRVEQDMNKAKKQLKLNAENPTKEVKTKVQEVQTFVKKNLVLSGGFVGGFLLGLAS, from the exons atggcTGGGAAGAAGAAAG ACGCTGAAACCTTCGACGTGATCGACTTGGCCGAGCAGGTCAAGAAGCAGAGATGGTGGAACAAAATGTTCGGTAATAATTCCGGCCCGGCTGCCGAGAAGTATTCGGTCGCAACCCAACTCGCTATCGGTGGAGTGACTGGGTG GTGTGCAGGGTATTTGTTTCAGAAGGTCGGAAAAGTTGCAGCATCGGCTGTAGGCGGCGGCTTCTTTTTGCTTCAG ATTGCAAATCACACGGGATACATTACAGTTGACTGGAAGAGAGTGGAGCAGGACATGAACAAGGCCAAGAAGCAGCTGAAGCTGAACGCGGAGAATCCGACTAAAGAAGTGAAGACGAAAGTACAAGAG GTGCAGACGTTCGTGAAAAAGAACCTCGTCCTCTCAGGAGGCTTCGTCGGAGGATTCCTGCTCGGTCTGGCGTCATAA
- the cmc4 gene encoding cx9C motif-containing protein 4, whose product MPGKDPCQKQACAIQKCLQANNYIEGRCEDVIRAMRKCCEVHTGKNSVCCSGFTQEHKTTEDKTDRTLLTK is encoded by the exons ATGCCGGGGAAGGATCCGTGTCAGAAGCAAGCTTGCGCTATACAGAAGTGCTTACAAG CCAACAACTACATTGAAGGTCGGTGTGAAGATGTGATCCGGGCGATGAGAAAATGTTGTGAGGTTCATACCGGAAAGAATTCCGTGTGCTGCTCCGGATTTACACAAGAACACAAAACCACAGAGGACAAAACAGACCGAACACTTCTTACAAAATAA